The following are from one region of the Phycisphaeraceae bacterium genome:
- a CDS encoding DinB family protein — MKVRVLKQWSSAWSSPGWGPAWKDAFEGLSAAQAAWRPEGASERVHSVWQILHHIVFWREVVVAGLDGARPTDDEIARRNWEEPAEVSEPAWAAARARYAASHRLIADAMARSEEAAEKLAEMLPHDAYHIGQVFTMRALGEGQ; from the coding sequence ATGAAGGTTCGTGTCCTTAAACAATGGTCTTCCGCGTGGTCCTCCCCCGGCTGGGGTCCCGCGTGGAAGGACGCCTTCGAGGGGCTCTCCGCCGCGCAGGCGGCGTGGAGGCCGGAGGGGGCGTCGGAGCGGGTTCACTCGGTCTGGCAGATCCTGCACCACATCGTCTTCTGGCGCGAGGTCGTCGTCGCCGGTCTCGACGGCGCCCGCCCGACCGACGACGAGATCGCGCGCCGGAACTGGGAAGAGCCCGCCGAGGTCTCCGAGCCCGCGTGGGCGGCGGCGAGGGCGCGCTACGCCGCGAGCCACCGACTGATCGCCGACGCGATGGCGCGCAGCGAGGAGGCGGCGGAGAAACTCGCCGAGATGCTGCCGCACGACGCGTACCACATCGGGCAGGTGTTCACGATGAGAGCGTTGGGGGAGGGGCAATAG
- a CDS encoding PIN domain-containing protein, which translates to MLSDKGQAVTGGDHAAEIVKIQAASQFFSELDRMGKLKVVPRDSVETEASRISSRCKSNDTHIIAIARISGARTIWTDDKALMRDWRDGSLLKSPRGRVFSKVDHVHLLGHTPGCGGGK; encoded by the coding sequence TTGCTCAGCGATAAGGGCCAAGCGGTCACGGGCGGTGATCACGCAGCCGAGATCGTTAAAATTCAAGCGGCATCGCAATTTTTTTCAGAGTTGGATCGGATGGGCAAGCTGAAGGTAGTGCCAAGAGATAGCGTTGAGACCGAGGCGTCTCGTATCTCATCGCGATGTAAATCTAATGATACACATATTATTGCAATCGCTAGGATTTCTGGTGCCCGAACAATTTGGACGGACGACAAGGCGTTGATGCGAGATTGGCGCGATGGTTCTTTGCTGAAATCTCCGCGTGGTCGTGTGTTTTCAAAAGTTGATCACGTGCATTTGCTTGGACATACCCCCGGCTGTGGCGGTGGAAAATGA
- a CDS encoding AAA family ATPase, with translation MLRTLEPSDTSCRFSLGLDSVRSFFDPVWIAVRPLTILVGENSAGKTTLLAMLRLALEQLSGDVPPNFNREPFFLGSFDDIASNRGGRGGKSKSFELGIHAPLARSRSNSTRPDDKRCGSITTQFVDRQGIPTPVATVFSSGKYQIALKGATDATAGSIEFTIDSDSVSMPSSFPVRAQRYYVGGMLVEMSHLSSIPTDSKQELLVRKWLATRKKTDIDMFHRLIYAGNAVAKSCKPVAFAPVRSRPNRTYDPIVDSPEPEGGHVPLLLARLRAESLRNPSAKSLFAGLREFGRLSGMFDNVEIQQLGRVASGPFRVRVEVAKAAWNLIDVGYGVSQILPIVVDLLRAEDRLHLIQQPEVHLHPRAQAALGSFFGAVARRNSVCVVETHSDYLIDRVRMCVREGLVDSNNVIVHFLGKKGRATSVSSMPLSPDGSLRSVPKSYREFFISEQMRLFGG, from the coding sequence ATGCTCCGCACTCTGGAACCCAGTGACACATCATGCAGGTTCAGCCTTGGACTCGACAGCGTTCGAAGCTTCTTCGACCCCGTGTGGATCGCTGTCAGGCCGCTAACTATCCTCGTCGGCGAAAATAGCGCGGGAAAAACGACGCTTCTTGCCATGCTTCGCCTTGCCCTTGAGCAATTGTCCGGCGATGTCCCTCCCAACTTTAACCGAGAGCCATTCTTTTTAGGCTCGTTTGATGATATTGCCAGCAACCGTGGTGGCCGAGGTGGAAAATCTAAGTCGTTTGAGCTGGGGATACACGCACCCCTTGCCAGATCCAGGTCGAATTCTACTCGGCCTGACGACAAGCGATGCGGCTCTATAACCACACAGTTCGTGGACCGCCAAGGCATCCCAACTCCAGTTGCAACAGTATTTTCTTCTGGCAAATATCAGATTGCGCTCAAGGGCGCCACAGACGCCACTGCTGGTTCAATTGAATTTACCATTGACAGCGACTCGGTCTCGATGCCGTCGTCGTTTCCGGTTAGAGCTCAGAGATATTATGTCGGCGGAATGCTTGTAGAAATGTCCCATCTGTCGTCCATTCCGACAGATAGCAAGCAGGAACTGTTAGTTAGAAAGTGGCTTGCGACCCGCAAAAAAACCGACATTGACATGTTTCATCGGTTAATTTATGCGGGAAACGCAGTCGCCAAGAGCTGCAAGCCAGTGGCTTTCGCTCCAGTCAGAAGCAGGCCCAACCGTACTTATGATCCCATAGTAGATTCGCCAGAGCCCGAAGGAGGCCATGTGCCCCTTCTGTTGGCCAGACTTCGTGCCGAATCGCTGCGCAACCCTAGTGCCAAATCACTGTTTGCTGGCTTGAGGGAGTTTGGCCGACTTTCTGGAATGTTTGATAATGTAGAGATTCAGCAGCTTGGCCGAGTTGCAAGCGGACCGTTCCGAGTCCGCGTCGAAGTTGCCAAGGCGGCGTGGAATCTCATTGATGTTGGATATGGAGTTAGCCAAATCCTCCCCATCGTAGTGGATCTGCTGCGAGCTGAAGATCGGCTGCATCTAATCCAGCAGCCAGAAGTTCATCTGCATCCACGGGCGCAAGCTGCTCTTGGCTCATTCTTTGGCGCGGTCGCGCGCAGGAATTCTGTGTGCGTAGTTGAGACCCACAGCGACTATCTGATCGATCGCGTGAGAATGTGCGTGCGAGAAGGCTTGGTTGATTCTAACAATGTCATTGTGCATTTTCTGGGTAAGAAAGGGCGGGCGACTTCAGTCTCGTCGATGCCACTCTCGCCCGATGGGAGCCTCAGGAGTGTTCCCAAGTCCTATCGCGAATTCTTTATTAGCGAACAGATGCGACTCTTTGGTGGGTAA
- the thiC gene encoding phosphomethylpyrimidine synthase ThiC, producing MPAPSKKTAWDFLPEGWSVVRLPKDAPVGKPCAPCLGDARDAVEFALASGERLRVIYPKGFTPITQLESARLGVVTPEMKRVAQREPHLTPEQVRDEVGAGRMVIPANRNHLAHRLDPMAIGRASKTKINANMGASPISSGTDEELEKLDWALRWGADTIMDLSTGGDLDACREAFCRHSTAPIGTVPIYSMIIGRKLEDLSEEVVRETLEKQAQQGVDYFTIHAGVLRGHLKFVKKRRIGIVSRGGSLLAKWMLTHGRENLMYTMWEEICDIMREHDVTFSIGDGLRPGGLADATDDAQLAELETIGELTERAWRRGVQVMVEGPGHVPVDQIEFNMKLQRTLCHGAPFYVLGPLVTDIFPGYDHITSCIGATMAAYHGASMLCYVTPKEHLGLPKRDDVKQGCVAYKIAAHAADIALGIPGTRDRDDELTDARAALNWQKHFDLSFDPDLARAYHDEDLDVDTDFCAMCGHDWCSVRISKEIQEFASGKAEGFERMGGKDGTVAGAPRKSDALTPEQQEILKQRGYLKPEEIHRLASKTKKAVVGEAEAKAACHSDYVDAEEAKRVQGEKLVQLNVAPAFGIGKEDRIL from the coding sequence ATGCCCGCGCCGTCGAAGAAGACCGCGTGGGACTTCCTGCCCGAGGGCTGGTCGGTCGTGCGCCTGCCCAAAGACGCCCCCGTCGGCAAGCCCTGCGCGCCCTGCCTGGGCGACGCGCGCGACGCCGTCGAGTTCGCCCTCGCCAGCGGCGAGCGCCTGCGCGTCATCTACCCCAAGGGCTTCACCCCGATCACCCAACTCGAGAGCGCGCGACTCGGCGTCGTCACCCCCGAGATGAAGCGCGTCGCCCAGCGCGAGCCCCACCTGACCCCCGAGCAGGTGCGCGACGAGGTCGGCGCCGGGCGCATGGTCATCCCCGCCAACCGCAACCACCTCGCGCACCGGCTCGACCCCATGGCCATCGGGCGCGCCAGCAAGACCAAGATCAACGCCAACATGGGCGCCTCGCCCATCTCCAGCGGCACCGACGAGGAACTCGAGAAACTCGACTGGGCGTTGCGCTGGGGCGCCGACACCATCATGGACCTGTCGACCGGCGGCGACCTCGACGCCTGCCGCGAGGCGTTCTGCAGGCACTCCACCGCGCCCATCGGCACCGTGCCCATCTACTCGATGATCATCGGGCGCAAACTCGAAGACCTCAGCGAAGAGGTCGTGCGAGAGACCCTCGAGAAGCAGGCGCAGCAGGGCGTCGACTACTTCACCATCCATGCCGGAGTGCTGCGCGGCCACCTGAAGTTCGTCAAGAAGCGCCGCATCGGCATCGTCTCGCGCGGCGGGTCGCTCCTCGCCAAGTGGATGCTCACCCACGGCCGCGAGAACCTCATGTACACCATGTGGGAAGAGATCTGCGACATCATGCGCGAGCACGATGTCACCTTCTCCATCGGCGACGGGCTCCGCCCCGGCGGCCTCGCCGACGCGACCGACGACGCGCAACTCGCGGAACTCGAGACCATCGGCGAACTGACCGAGCGCGCCTGGCGGCGCGGCGTGCAGGTCATGGTCGAGGGGCCGGGCCATGTGCCCGTGGACCAGATCGAGTTCAACATGAAACTCCAGCGCACCCTCTGCCACGGCGCGCCGTTCTATGTGCTCGGGCCCCTCGTCACCGACATCTTCCCGGGGTACGACCACATCACCAGTTGCATCGGCGCGACGATGGCCGCCTACCACGGCGCCAGCATGCTGTGCTATGTCACGCCCAAGGAGCACCTGGGGCTCCCGAAGCGAGACGATGTGAAGCAGGGGTGCGTGGCGTACAAGATCGCCGCCCACGCCGCCGACATCGCGCTGGGCATCCCCGGCACGCGCGACCGCGACGACGAACTGACCGACGCTCGCGCCGCGCTGAACTGGCAGAAGCACTTCGACCTGTCCTTCGACCCCGACCTCGCGCGTGCTTACCACGACGAGGACCTCGATGTCGACACCGACTTCTGCGCGATGTGCGGCCACGACTGGTGCTCGGTCCGCATCAGCAAAGAGATCCAGGAGTTTGCCTCCGGCAAGGCCGAGGGCTTCGAACGCATGGGCGGCAAGGACGGCACGGTCGCCGGCGCCCCCCGCAAGTCCGACGCCCTGACCCCCGAGCAGCAGGAGATCCTCAAGCAGCGCGGCTACCTGAAGCCCGAGGAGATCCACCGGCTCGCCAGCAAGACCAAGAAGGCGGTAGTGGGGGAGGCGGAGGCGAAGGCCGCGTGCCACTCGGACTATGTGGACGCGGAGGAGGCGAAGCGCGTGCAGGGGGAGAAGTTGGTACAGTTGAATGTGGCCCCGGCGTTTGGGATCGGGAAGGAAGACAGGATTCTTTAG
- a CDS encoding queuosine precursor transporter — protein sequence MPSHRQIHPNSQATFKGLPRLDEQTLHIRRERVFVVLAGLFIATLAMLNILGISRFILLGSLGQTDSGWALGLGRIVGENPLIFAVAVGVLPYPLTFLCTDFISELYGRARANWVVAVGFLVNLWVVFILWLGTTLPGVVPNDPVTGVPPLPVFDEATRSFGETGWTLFQIKTLAFGAVMASMIAYLAAQLTDVYMFHFWKRLTKGKALWLRNNGSTVVSQLVDTTAVILITHFYARALPIDGARDLWPQLLLFIGTGYAFKFVVALIDTVPFYVGTRWLSRYLRVDPGAEHRATEPLAG from the coding sequence ATGCCAAGCCACCGGCAGATCCACCCCAACAGCCAGGCGACCTTCAAGGGCCTCCCCCGTCTGGACGAGCAGACGCTGCACATCCGGCGCGAGCGGGTGTTCGTCGTGCTGGCGGGGCTGTTCATCGCGACGCTGGCGATGCTGAACATCCTGGGGATCAGCCGGTTCATTTTGCTGGGGTCGCTGGGGCAGACGGATTCCGGATGGGCGCTGGGGCTGGGGCGGATCGTGGGCGAGAACCCGCTGATCTTCGCCGTCGCGGTCGGGGTGCTGCCCTACCCGCTGACCTTCCTGTGCACGGACTTCATCAGCGAGTTGTACGGGCGGGCGCGCGCGAACTGGGTGGTCGCGGTGGGGTTCCTCGTGAACCTGTGGGTGGTGTTCATCCTGTGGCTGGGGACGACGCTGCCCGGCGTGGTCCCGAACGACCCGGTCACGGGCGTTCCCCCCCTGCCGGTGTTCGACGAGGCGACGCGCTCGTTCGGCGAGACGGGCTGGACGCTCTTCCAGATCAAGACGCTCGCGTTCGGCGCCGTGATGGCCTCGATGATCGCGTACCTCGCGGCACAACTCACCGATGTCTACATGTTCCACTTCTGGAAGCGCCTCACCAAGGGCAAGGCGCTGTGGCTGCGCAACAACGGGTCGACGGTCGTCAGCCAGTTGGTCGACACGACGGCGGTGATTCTGATCACGCACTTCTACGCGCGTGCACTGCCGATCGACGGCGCGCGCGACCTGTGGCCGCAGTTGCTGCTGTTCATCGGCACGGGGTACGCGTTCAAGTTCGTGGTCGCGTTGATCGACACGGTCCCGTTCTATGTCGGGACTCGCTGGCTGAGCCGGTACCTGCGCGTGGACCCCGGGGCAGAGCACCGCGCGACTGAACCGCTCGCTGGCTGA
- a CDS encoding DUF1559 domain-containing protein: MRTASADNPSRPIAFTLIELLVVIAIIAILIGIIIPVLGIARAKARDTVCQVNQRNLVQGWHNYIADRRRFPNFETSTQPRNDPPLATRWGGPEPKVTAHFGQTVQLTTRPLNQYLGLDDRSRVRMEAFRCPRDNGATHAGLNMDLRQADGLNTVYLDDDGTDNSMYFLRGNSYYANDWVWANVGAVDGAGPAGSRRWNHYNVPDQVLAYPSDTMAIADGGAAFAISMTPAQQRFHQIAMGWWHGEDRTNMGMWDGSVKFVKSHVGGAGPEFNRWLIPERHKPEGTPIAFFSALRNPDLATTGPDR; this comes from the coding sequence ATGCGGACCGCCTCAGCCGACAACCCCTCGCGACCGATCGCCTTCACGCTGATCGAGCTGCTCGTGGTGATCGCCATTATCGCGATCCTGATCGGGATCATCATCCCGGTGCTGGGCATCGCGCGCGCCAAGGCGCGCGACACGGTCTGCCAGGTCAATCAGCGCAATCTGGTGCAGGGCTGGCACAACTACATCGCCGACCGGCGACGGTTCCCGAACTTCGAGACCAGCACGCAGCCCCGGAACGACCCGCCCCTCGCGACGCGCTGGGGTGGTCCGGAGCCCAAGGTCACCGCCCACTTCGGGCAGACCGTGCAGCTCACGACCCGCCCGCTCAACCAGTACCTGGGTCTCGATGATCGCTCGCGCGTGCGCATGGAAGCGTTCCGCTGCCCCCGCGACAACGGCGCCACGCACGCCGGGCTGAACATGGACCTGCGCCAGGCCGACGGGCTCAACACCGTCTACCTCGACGACGACGGCACCGACAACTCGATGTACTTCCTGCGCGGCAACTCGTACTACGCGAACGACTGGGTGTGGGCGAATGTCGGCGCCGTCGACGGCGCCGGCCCGGCCGGCTCGCGCCGCTGGAACCACTACAACGTCCCCGATCAGGTCCTCGCGTATCCCTCGGACACCATGGCGATCGCCGACGGCGGCGCGGCGTTCGCCATCTCGATGACCCCTGCCCAGCAGCGCTTCCACCAGATCGCCATGGGGTGGTGGCACGGCGAAGACCGCACCAACATGGGCATGTGGGACGGCTCGGTGAAGTTCGTGAAGTCCCATGTCGGGGGCGCCGGGCCCGAGTTCAACCGCTGGCTGATACCCGAGCGCCACAAGCCCGAGGGCACCCCCATCGCCTTCTTCTCGGCGCTGCGAAACCCCGACCTCGCGACGACCGGCCCGGACCGCTGA
- a CDS encoding flagellar brake protein: protein MPATRSRTEHWRRSLEQLASRQGGLEISVPRPENGALSPEPNASGGDLIWRCRVFSVNDEEIVLEHPMVLGRPVDFAPGVGLVAIIAIGQNRWMFRTRVLGLTNARDARGNGVAGVRVAAPDDVERCQRRSFYRVSTMGLRLPHVEVRALLDPRTVVSAETANQAEIHDLLSGAVAGRIGRSAQEILLPEVGPPFFSTLVNIGGGGVGLMVDPLETRSLESGPYFWLRLNLTPQIPAPLGVTARLVHTHIDSSQRTYAGYAFDFRFNPSHERFVVDQLCRYVAQVQRDAMRGAGGPDNGPKRPLD from the coding sequence TTGCCCGCGACGAGATCTCGCACGGAGCATTGGCGCCGCAGTCTGGAACAGCTCGCCTCGCGTCAGGGAGGGCTGGAGATCAGCGTTCCCAGGCCCGAGAACGGCGCGCTGTCGCCCGAGCCGAACGCGTCGGGGGGCGACCTCATCTGGCGTTGCCGGGTGTTCTCGGTCAACGACGAGGAGATCGTGCTCGAGCACCCGATGGTTCTCGGTCGCCCGGTCGACTTTGCGCCCGGCGTCGGGCTCGTCGCGATCATCGCGATCGGGCAGAACCGCTGGATGTTCCGGACGCGCGTCCTCGGGCTGACCAACGCGCGGGACGCGCGGGGAAACGGTGTCGCCGGCGTGCGCGTCGCTGCGCCGGACGACGTGGAACGGTGCCAGCGCCGGTCGTTCTATCGAGTTTCCACCATGGGCCTGCGCCTGCCGCATGTCGAGGTGCGCGCCTTGCTCGACCCGCGCACCGTCGTGTCGGCCGAGACGGCGAATCAGGCGGAGATCCACGACCTGCTCAGCGGCGCGGTCGCCGGGCGAATCGGCCGCAGCGCGCAGGAGATCCTGCTGCCCGAGGTCGGCCCACCGTTCTTCTCGACGCTGGTGAACATCGGCGGCGGCGGCGTTGGCCTGATGGTCGACCCGCTCGAGACGCGAAGTCTCGAGAGCGGGCCGTACTTCTGGCTGCGCCTGAATCTCACGCCCCAGATCCCGGCGCCCCTCGGCGTCACGGCGCGCCTCGTGCACACGCACATCGACAGCTCGCAGCGAACCTATGCCGGGTACGCGTTCGATTTCCGCTTCAACCCGTCCCACGAGCGTTTCGTCGTCGACCAGCTGTGCCGGTATGTGGCGCAGGTGCAGAGAGACGCGATGCGCGGCGCGGGCGGGCCGGACAACGGGCCGAAGCGACCGCTCGACTGA
- a CDS encoding class I SAM-dependent methyltransferase, which produces MSRAFSERDDWLPLDDETHALQLRALDELCRREGVERGIDLGCGDGRVARAMQRVRVLGLDIDPGALSAISADDRRIETRLADALDASTPLVFGDSSRAQGAWCLGNTFLEFHDVARAAAMMRRLREALDPPGWLAIDNFVADIWRDVAEGNWQEGVSDDDQWQMVWAPGDEIVALRRGPRVDPDDWSIREHDRLLRLWSLGSLRLLALSSGWTAPEPDPTGALLLFRPV; this is translated from the coding sequence ATGAGCCGGGCCTTTTCTGAACGCGACGACTGGCTCCCCCTCGACGACGAGACGCACGCGCTCCAGCTCCGCGCCCTCGACGAGCTCTGCCGGCGCGAGGGCGTCGAGCGAGGCATCGATCTTGGCTGCGGCGACGGGCGCGTCGCTCGCGCGATGCAGCGGGTGCGCGTGCTCGGGCTTGATATCGACCCCGGCGCGCTCTCGGCCATCTCCGCTGATGACCGGCGCATCGAGACGCGTCTCGCGGATGCGTTGGACGCGTCGACACCACTCGTATTTGGAGATTCCTCGCGCGCCCAGGGCGCGTGGTGTCTGGGGAACACCTTCCTTGAGTTCCACGATGTCGCTCGAGCTGCCGCGATGATGCGCCGGCTGCGCGAGGCGCTCGACCCGCCCGGCTGGCTGGCGATCGACAACTTCGTCGCCGACATCTGGCGCGATGTCGCCGAGGGCAACTGGCAGGAGGGAGTCAGCGACGACGACCAATGGCAGATGGTCTGGGCGCCGGGGGACGAGATCGTCGCGCTGCGCCGGGGCCCGCGCGTCGATCCGGACGACTGGAGCATCCGGGAGCATGATCGCCTGCTCCGGCTGTGGTCGCTCGGGTCCCTGCGCCTGCTGGCGCTGTCAAGCGGGTGGACGGCGCCCGAGCCCGACCCGACCGGCGCACTGCTCCTATTCCGCCCAGTCTGA
- a CDS encoding DUF3488 domain-containing protein — protein sequence MKFHRSLDKWILATTLLSTAMFFLASEATALGLIACMLIVLGFSLHTGRESRPADAGAAKGFVLLLNALTLGVVGWAVIRVSGDRELLVESVGDLLAWGLVIRVFDPRPTNRRGLLLLMSVFGAVASILTSNILLVGVLMAAYIPVAGWTILLHQFARGHARAHGERATTTHLSVPREAIGQLRALCLRLLPVCLFLALIVYFIMPRGVGADMLGEWDPRADGATTGFTDRVLLQRSGQLASSEEPVMDLVVTDSDGRNIGASDRPVLLRGAVLDAYDPASFSWTRGDGAGPQALTRGSGVGRNEISRSRADAPTFTYRVTMRNKDTDYIFAPMRPVGLLLDRDTDLRVGSWDLVIRAEGRGGRFAYTIEATPEYVPQRFPGGALGPIVVSEAVAELAREILDRADFERDPSEELTELDGQIARAFETHFRRNGQYDTEMTPSPVGVDPIEHFLTVRMRGHCEQYASAMAAMLRSLGVSARVVTGYRAHEYNDLAGHYTVRQRDAHAWVEVRTAPGVWMSYDPSPSLDGALGITQRTGVLHRLRQAYEALEYYWVVYIVSFDEQMKRSVLARLGIVDDAEQRSSGGRRSNPWAPSALVPRLLRAFGAGMIVFAGTAAVLFLATLGWRLLAGRLRLPAFSWGVLRALRVGAGRPGLAAIERRYATAQAALARGGLDRAPWQGALDHSASLRPIDGALADAMTGLSSLYYRARFGRAEPGEREIADADRYLEQVARRARELRRERARPRR from the coding sequence GTGAAGTTTCATCGCTCGCTCGACAAATGGATCCTCGCCACGACGCTGCTCAGCACCGCGATGTTCTTCCTCGCCAGCGAGGCGACAGCCCTCGGCCTGATCGCGTGCATGCTGATCGTGCTGGGGTTCTCGCTCCACACGGGACGCGAGTCCAGGCCCGCCGACGCCGGCGCGGCCAAGGGCTTCGTGCTGCTGCTCAACGCGCTCACGCTGGGCGTCGTCGGCTGGGCGGTCATCCGCGTCTCAGGAGACCGCGAGCTGCTGGTCGAGTCGGTCGGCGACCTGCTCGCCTGGGGCCTCGTGATCCGCGTCTTCGACCCGCGCCCGACGAACAGGCGAGGGCTCCTGCTGCTCATGAGCGTCTTCGGCGCCGTCGCCTCGATCCTGACGAGCAACATCCTGCTCGTGGGCGTGCTGATGGCGGCGTATATCCCGGTCGCGGGCTGGACGATCCTCCTTCACCAGTTCGCCCGGGGCCACGCCCGGGCGCACGGCGAGCGCGCGACCACGACACACCTCTCCGTGCCGCGCGAAGCGATCGGCCAGCTCCGCGCGCTCTGCCTGCGACTGCTCCCGGTCTGCCTGTTCCTGGCGCTCATCGTGTACTTCATCATGCCTCGCGGCGTGGGCGCCGACATGCTCGGGGAGTGGGACCCGCGCGCCGACGGCGCCACCACGGGGTTCACCGACCGCGTGCTGCTGCAGCGCAGCGGCCAGCTCGCAAGCTCTGAAGAACCGGTCATGGACCTGGTGGTGACGGATTCGGACGGCAGGAACATCGGCGCGTCGGACCGGCCCGTGCTGCTGCGCGGCGCGGTCCTCGACGCCTATGACCCGGCGTCCTTCTCGTGGACGCGAGGCGACGGCGCCGGCCCGCAGGCGCTGACACGCGGATCGGGCGTGGGGCGCAACGAGATATCCCGCTCGCGGGCCGACGCTCCGACCTTTACCTACCGCGTCACGATGCGCAACAAGGACACCGACTACATCTTCGCGCCGATGCGCCCGGTGGGGCTGCTCCTCGACCGCGACACGGACCTGCGGGTCGGGTCGTGGGACCTGGTCATCCGTGCCGAGGGGCGCGGCGGGCGCTTCGCGTACACGATCGAGGCGACGCCCGAGTATGTTCCCCAGCGGTTCCCGGGCGGAGCGCTCGGTCCCATCGTCGTCTCGGAGGCCGTCGCCGAGCTGGCGAGAGAGATCCTCGATCGCGCCGACTTTGAGCGCGACCCGAGCGAGGAGCTCACCGAGTTGGACGGGCAGATCGCGCGCGCGTTCGAGACCCACTTCCGTCGCAACGGGCAGTACGACACCGAGATGACGCCCTCTCCAGTGGGCGTCGATCCGATCGAGCACTTCCTGACAGTACGGATGCGTGGCCACTGCGAGCAGTACGCGTCCGCGATGGCGGCGATGCTGCGCAGTCTTGGCGTATCGGCGCGCGTGGTCACGGGCTACCGCGCGCACGAGTACAACGACCTGGCCGGGCACTACACCGTCCGCCAGCGCGACGCGCACGCGTGGGTCGAGGTCCGGACAGCGCCAGGCGTCTGGATGTCCTACGACCCTTCGCCCTCGCTGGACGGGGCGCTCGGCATCACGCAGCGCACCGGCGTGCTGCACCGCCTGCGCCAGGCGTACGAGGCGCTCGAGTACTACTGGGTCGTGTACATCGTGAGCTTCGATGAGCAGATGAAGCGAAGCGTGCTGGCCCGGCTCGGCATCGTCGACGACGCAGAGCAGCGATCCAGCGGCGGCAGACGCTCGAACCCGTGGGCGCCCTCGGCGCTCGTGCCGCGACTGCTCCGCGCGTTCGGCGCAGGCATGATCGTGTTCGCCGGGACCGCCGCCGTTCTCTTTCTCGCGACGCTCGGGTGGCGCCTTCTCGCCGGGCGACTGCGCCTGCCGGCGTTCTCGTGGGGCGTGCTCCGCGCGCTGCGTGTCGGGGCCGGGCGCCCGGGCCTGGCCGCGATCGAGCGCCGTTACGCCACGGCGCAGGCGGCGCTCGCGCGCGGCGGGCTCGATCGCGCGCCTTGGCAGGGGGCGCTCGATCATTCCGCGTCGCTGCGCCCGATCGACGGCGCGCTCGCCGACGCGATGACCGGGCTCTCGTCGCTGTACTACCGCGCCCGCTTCGGGCGTGCCGAGCCGGGCGAAAGGGAGATCGCCGACGCCGACCGCTACCTCGAGCAGGTCGCGCGCCGCGCACGCGAGCTGCGGCGCGAGCGCGCGAGGCCCCGCAGATGA